A single genomic interval of Festucalex cinctus isolate MCC-2025b chromosome 16, RoL_Fcin_1.0, whole genome shotgun sequence harbors:
- the trappc1 gene encoding trafficking protein particle complex subunit 1 isoform X1 gives MFSRKSSRIYGQHPDNELLSFVSSLEILRRFKGSIISTLSGPWDCCPLLPPSWMSIRRTYCNQAYQQASLYWGSYGKWENKMTVHNLYIFDRNGKCLYYNEWNRKKQAGISKEEEYKLMYGMLFSIRSFVSKMSPLDLKEGFQSFQTSRYRLHYFETPSGLKFVMNTDLAVSNARDALQHIYSNLYVENIVKNPTCVLGNTLESDLFSTRLDAFVRALPYYSPRTT, from the exons ATGTTTAGTAGAAAATCATCCCGTATTTATGGCCAACACCCCGATAATGAATTATTGAGCTTCGTATCATCGTTAGAAATTTTACGCCGCTTCAAAGGTAGCATCATTTCGACACTATCAGGACCCTGGGACTGCTGCCCGTTGCTGCCGCCGTCCTGG ATGAGTATACGGCGCACATATTGTAATCAGGCATATCAGCAGGCTTCTTTGTATTGGGGGTCCTACGGGAAATGGGAAAACAAG ATGACAGTTCATAACTTGTACATATTCGACCGAAATGGGAAGTGCCTGTATTACAACGAGTGGAACCGAAAGAAGCAAGCTGGCATCTCAAAGGAGGAA GAGTACAAGCTGATGTATGGCATGCTGTTCTCCATCCGCTCCTTCGTCAGTAAAATGTCTCCTTTGGACTT AAAGGAGGGCTTCCAGTCCTTTCAAACCAGCCGCTATCGTCTTCACTACTTCGAGACCCCCAGTGGACTCAAGTTTGTCATGAACACAGATCTAGCCGTGAGCAACGCAAGGGACGCTTTGCAGCACATCTACAGCAAT CTGTACGTGGAGAACATCGTCAAGAACCCGACGTGCGTCCTGGGTAACACGTTGGAAAGCGATCTCTTCAGCACACGACTGGACGCTTTTGTCAGAGCTCTGCCGTATTACAGCCCACGCACCACTTGA
- the trappc1 gene encoding trafficking protein particle complex subunit 1 isoform X2, with translation MTVHNLYIFDRNGKCLYYNEWNRKKQAGISKEEEYKLMYGMLFSIRSFVSKMSPLDLKEGFQSFQTSRYRLHYFETPSGLKFVMNTDLAVSNARDALQHIYSNLYVENIVKNPTCVLGNTLESDLFSTRLDAFVRALPYYSPRTT, from the exons ATGACAGTTCATAACTTGTACATATTCGACCGAAATGGGAAGTGCCTGTATTACAACGAGTGGAACCGAAAGAAGCAAGCTGGCATCTCAAAGGAGGAA GAGTACAAGCTGATGTATGGCATGCTGTTCTCCATCCGCTCCTTCGTCAGTAAAATGTCTCCTTTGGACTT AAAGGAGGGCTTCCAGTCCTTTCAAACCAGCCGCTATCGTCTTCACTACTTCGAGACCCCCAGTGGACTCAAGTTTGTCATGAACACAGATCTAGCCGTGAGCAACGCAAGGGACGCTTTGCAGCACATCTACAGCAAT CTGTACGTGGAGAACATCGTCAAGAACCCGACGTGCGTCCTGGGTAACACGTTGGAAAGCGATCTCTTCAGCACACGACTGGACGCTTTTGTCAGAGCTCTGCCGTATTACAGCCCACGCACCACTTGA
- the LOC144003943 gene encoding voltage-gated potassium channel subunit beta-2-like isoform X2, translated as MFASRAPAPPTGKGGKFSVEELYGFTKKPKVTRGHCGKADKADGRKDAKEKEESVLAFHILEAAKRVMERRRLEIYMRECDVTMEDSCMPYRYLGKTGLKVSCLGLGEHHAHTTHKHTEFCAYFLFTGTWVTFGSQISDEMAESVMTLAYDNGVNLFDTAEVYASGRAETTLGNILEKKDWRRSSYVVTTKIYWGGQAETERGLSRKHIIEGLRGSLARLKLDYVDIVFANRSDVNSPMEEVVRAMTFVINQGMAMYWGTSRWNAVEIMEAYSIARQFNLVPPVCEQAEYHYFQRDKVELHLPELYHKIGIGTMTWSPLACGMLTGKYNSGVPQSSRAAIKGHGWLKERLYSDEAKQQLSKVKELHLLADRLGCTPAQLAIAWCLRSEGISSVLLGVSNTEQLMENLSSIQVLSQLSPALIAEMDTLLGNKPRKPKKEEKN; from the exons atgtTCGCGAGCCGGGCGCCAGCGCCGCCGACGGGAAAAGGCGGCAAGTTTTCCGTGGAAGAGCTGTACGGTTTCACCAAGAAGCCCAAGGTCACGAGAGGGCATTGCGGGAAAGCGGATAAAGCGGATGGCAGGAAGGATGCAAAAGAGAAAGAAGAATCGGTACTGGCGTTTCACATCCTGGAGGCGGCCAAGAGGGTGATGGAGAGGCGGAGGCTGGAAATCTACATGAGGGAGTGTGATGTCACCATGGAGGACAGCTGCATGCCCTACAG ATATCTCGGAAAAACCGGACTCAAGGTGTCCTGTTTGGGACTAGGTGAACACCATgcacacaccacacacaaacacacggaaTTCTGTGCTTATTTTCTCTTCACAGGAACGTGGGTGACGTTTGGCTCTCAGATCTCCGatgag ATGGCAGAGAGTGTGATGACGTTGGCGTACGACAACGGCGTCAACTTGTTTGACACGGCCGAAGTCTACGCCTCTGGCAG GGCTGAGACAACTTTGGGAAACATCCTAGAGAAGAAAGACTGGAG GCGGTCCAGCTATGTGGTGACCACAAAAATCTACTGGGGTGGACA GGCCGAGACAGAGCGAGGGCTGTCGCGGAAACACATCATTGAAG ggcTTCGCGGTTCACTTGCCAGGCTGAAGCTGGACTACGTCGACATCGTCTTTGCCAACAGGAGCGACGTCAACTCGCCCATGGAGG AGGTGGTGCGAGCAATGACATTTGTGATCAACCAGGGCATGGCCATGTACTGGGGCACTTCACGCTGGAATGCGGTGGAGATCATG GAAGCATACTCCATCGCTCGACAGTTTAATCTGGTTCCTCCAGTGTGTGAGCAGGCCGAGTATCACTACTTTCAGCGAGACAAAGTGGAACTACACTTGCCAGAACTCTACCACAAGATCG GTATCGGAACCATGACGTGGTCACCTTTAGCCTGTGGAATGCTCACGGGAAAATACAACAGTGGTGTTCCGCAAAGCTCCAGAGCTGCCATAAAG GGTCACGGTTGGCTGAAGGAACGTCTTTATAGCGACGAGGCCAAGCAGCAGCTGAGTAAAGTCAAAGAGCTCCACCTGCTCGCGGACAGGCTCGGATGCACCCCCGCTCAGCTTGCCATTG CCTGGTGTCTGCGCAGTGAAGGCATCAGTTCGGTTCTACTTGGCGTGTCCAACACAGAGCAGCTAATGGAGAACCTCAGCTCCATCCAG GTCCTGTCACAGCTAAGTCCGGCCCTTATCGCGGAGATGGACACGTTGCTAGGCAACAAGCCCCGGAAGCccaagaaggaggaaaaaaactgA
- the LOC144003943 gene encoding voltage-gated potassium channel subunit beta-2-like isoform X3, with protein MFASRAPAPPTGKGGKFSVEELYGFTKKPKVTRGHCGKADKADGRKDAKEKEESVLAFHILEAAKRVMERRRLEIYMRECDVTMEDSCMPYRYLGKTGLKVSCLGLGTWVTFGSQISDEMAESVMTLAYDNGVNLFDTAEVYASGRAETTLGNILEKKDWRRSSYVVTTKIYWGGQAETERGLSRKHIIEGLRGSLARLKLDYVDIVFANRSDVNSPMEEVVRAMTFVINQGMAMYWGTSRWNAVEIMEAYSIARQFNLVPPVCEQAEYHYFQRDKVELHLPELYHKIGIGTMTWSPLACGMLTGKYNSGVPQSSRAAIKGHGWLKERLYSDEAKQQLSKVKELHLLADRLGCTPAQLAIAWCLRSEGISSVLLGVSNTEQLMENLSSIQVLSQLSPALIAEMDTLLGNKPRKPKKEEKN; from the exons atgtTCGCGAGCCGGGCGCCAGCGCCGCCGACGGGAAAAGGCGGCAAGTTTTCCGTGGAAGAGCTGTACGGTTTCACCAAGAAGCCCAAGGTCACGAGAGGGCATTGCGGGAAAGCGGATAAAGCGGATGGCAGGAAGGATGCAAAAGAGAAAGAAGAATCGGTACTGGCGTTTCACATCCTGGAGGCGGCCAAGAGGGTGATGGAGAGGCGGAGGCTGGAAATCTACATGAGGGAGTGTGATGTCACCATGGAGGACAGCTGCATGCCCTACAG ATATCTCGGAAAAACCGGACTCAAGGTGTCCTGTTTGGGACTAG GAACGTGGGTGACGTTTGGCTCTCAGATCTCCGatgag ATGGCAGAGAGTGTGATGACGTTGGCGTACGACAACGGCGTCAACTTGTTTGACACGGCCGAAGTCTACGCCTCTGGCAG GGCTGAGACAACTTTGGGAAACATCCTAGAGAAGAAAGACTGGAG GCGGTCCAGCTATGTGGTGACCACAAAAATCTACTGGGGTGGACA GGCCGAGACAGAGCGAGGGCTGTCGCGGAAACACATCATTGAAG ggcTTCGCGGTTCACTTGCCAGGCTGAAGCTGGACTACGTCGACATCGTCTTTGCCAACAGGAGCGACGTCAACTCGCCCATGGAGG AGGTGGTGCGAGCAATGACATTTGTGATCAACCAGGGCATGGCCATGTACTGGGGCACTTCACGCTGGAATGCGGTGGAGATCATG GAAGCATACTCCATCGCTCGACAGTTTAATCTGGTTCCTCCAGTGTGTGAGCAGGCCGAGTATCACTACTTTCAGCGAGACAAAGTGGAACTACACTTGCCAGAACTCTACCACAAGATCG GTATCGGAACCATGACGTGGTCACCTTTAGCCTGTGGAATGCTCACGGGAAAATACAACAGTGGTGTTCCGCAAAGCTCCAGAGCTGCCATAAAG GGTCACGGTTGGCTGAAGGAACGTCTTTATAGCGACGAGGCCAAGCAGCAGCTGAGTAAAGTCAAAGAGCTCCACCTGCTCGCGGACAGGCTCGGATGCACCCCCGCTCAGCTTGCCATTG CCTGGTGTCTGCGCAGTGAAGGCATCAGTTCGGTTCTACTTGGCGTGTCCAACACAGAGCAGCTAATGGAGAACCTCAGCTCCATCCAG GTCCTGTCACAGCTAAGTCCGGCCCTTATCGCGGAGATGGACACGTTGCTAGGCAACAAGCCCCGGAAGCccaagaaggaggaaaaaaactgA
- the LOC144003943 gene encoding voltage-gated potassium channel subunit beta-2-like isoform X1: MFASRAPAPPTGKGGKFSVEELYGFTKKPKVTRGHCGKADKADGRKDAKEKEESVLAFHILEAAKRVMERRRLEIYMRECDVTMEDSCMPYRYLGKTGLKVSCLGLGTWVTFGSQISDEMAESVMTLAYDNGVNLFDTAEVYASGRAETTLGNILEKKDWRRSSYVVTTKIYWGGQAETERGLSRKHIIEGLRGSLARLKLDYVDIVFANRSDVNSPMEEVVRAMTFVINQGMAMYWGTSRWNAVEIMEAYSIARQFNLVPPVCEQAEYHYFQRDKVELHLPELYHKIGIGTMTWSPLACGMLTGKYNSGVPQSSRAAIKVQRPKTTIIIICCHGDQRCIMHVQGHGWLKERLYSDEAKQQLSKVKELHLLADRLGCTPAQLAIAWCLRSEGISSVLLGVSNTEQLMENLSSIQVLSQLSPALIAEMDTLLGNKPRKPKKEEKN; encoded by the exons atgtTCGCGAGCCGGGCGCCAGCGCCGCCGACGGGAAAAGGCGGCAAGTTTTCCGTGGAAGAGCTGTACGGTTTCACCAAGAAGCCCAAGGTCACGAGAGGGCATTGCGGGAAAGCGGATAAAGCGGATGGCAGGAAGGATGCAAAAGAGAAAGAAGAATCGGTACTGGCGTTTCACATCCTGGAGGCGGCCAAGAGGGTGATGGAGAGGCGGAGGCTGGAAATCTACATGAGGGAGTGTGATGTCACCATGGAGGACAGCTGCATGCCCTACAG ATATCTCGGAAAAACCGGACTCAAGGTGTCCTGTTTGGGACTAG GAACGTGGGTGACGTTTGGCTCTCAGATCTCCGatgag ATGGCAGAGAGTGTGATGACGTTGGCGTACGACAACGGCGTCAACTTGTTTGACACGGCCGAAGTCTACGCCTCTGGCAG GGCTGAGACAACTTTGGGAAACATCCTAGAGAAGAAAGACTGGAG GCGGTCCAGCTATGTGGTGACCACAAAAATCTACTGGGGTGGACA GGCCGAGACAGAGCGAGGGCTGTCGCGGAAACACATCATTGAAG ggcTTCGCGGTTCACTTGCCAGGCTGAAGCTGGACTACGTCGACATCGTCTTTGCCAACAGGAGCGACGTCAACTCGCCCATGGAGG AGGTGGTGCGAGCAATGACATTTGTGATCAACCAGGGCATGGCCATGTACTGGGGCACTTCACGCTGGAATGCGGTGGAGATCATG GAAGCATACTCCATCGCTCGACAGTTTAATCTGGTTCCTCCAGTGTGTGAGCAGGCCGAGTATCACTACTTTCAGCGAGACAAAGTGGAACTACACTTGCCAGAACTCTACCACAAGATCG GTATCGGAACCATGACGTGGTCACCTTTAGCCTGTGGAATGCTCACGGGAAAATACAACAGTGGTGTTCCGCAAAGCTCCAGAGCTGCCATAAAGGTGCAACGTCCCAAAACAACCATCATTATCatctgttgccatggtgaccaaCGATGCATAATGCATGTGCAGGGTCACGGTTGGCTGAAGGAACGTCTTTATAGCGACGAGGCCAAGCAGCAGCTGAGTAAAGTCAAAGAGCTCCACCTGCTCGCGGACAGGCTCGGATGCACCCCCGCTCAGCTTGCCATTG CCTGGTGTCTGCGCAGTGAAGGCATCAGTTCGGTTCTACTTGGCGTGTCCAACACAGAGCAGCTAATGGAGAACCTCAGCTCCATCCAG GTCCTGTCACAGCTAAGTCCGGCCCTTATCGCGGAGATGGACACGTTGCTAGGCAACAAGCCCCGGAAGCccaagaaggaggaaaaaaactgA
- the slc25a11 gene encoding mitochondrial 2-oxoglutarate/malate carrier protein, which yields MTSPKSKTSPKAIKFLFGGLAGMGATVFVQPLDLVKNRMQLSGQGTKAREYKTSFHALASILKNEGISGIYTGLSAGLLRQATYTTTRLGIYTILFEKMTSADGRPPNFFLKALIGMTAGATGAFVGTPAEVALIRMTADGRLPADQRRGYTNVFNALARIMREEGITTLWRGCIPTMARAVVVNAAQLASYSQSKQALLDTGYFGDDILCHFCASMISGLVTTAASMPVDIVKTRIQNMRMIDGKPEYKNGLEVLVRVVGNEGFFSLWKGFTPYYARLGPHTVLTFIFLEQMNRLYKTYVLDR from the exons ATGACGTCTCCGAAGAGCAAGACGTCTCCGAAGGCCATCAAGTTCCTCTTCGGAGGCTTGGCCGG GATGGGCGCCACCGTGTTCGTGCAGCCCCTGGACCTGGTGAAGAACCGCATGCAGCTGAGCGGTCAGGGCACCAAGGCTCGCGAGTACAAAACCAGCTTCCACGCGCTTGCCTCCATCTTGAAGAACGAAGGCATCAGCGGCATCTACACTGG TCTATCGGCAGGTCTGCTGCGCCAGGCCACCTACACCACCACCCGTCTCGGCATCTACACCATCTTGTTCGAGAAGATGACGTCAGCCGACGGACGCCCGCCAAACTTCTTCCTCAAG GCTCTGATTGGGATGACGGCCGGCGCGACGGGGGCGTTCGTGGGAACGCCGGCCGAGGTGGCGCTCATCCGGATGACGGCGGACGGACG ACTTCCTGCTGACCAGCGACGAGGTTACACCAACGTGTTTAACGCCCTGGCTCGGATCATGCGTGAGGAGGGGATCACTACGCTGTGGAGG gggtgTATTCCCACCATGGCACGTGCAGTTGTGGTCAATGCCGCCCAGCTGGCGTCTTACTCACAGTCCAAACAAGCACTGCTGGACACCG GTTACTTCGGCGACGACATCCTGTGTCATTTCTGCGCCAGTATGATCAGCGGCCTGGTCACCACGGCAGCGTCCATGCCCGTCGACATCGTCAAGACCAG gattcAGAACATGAGGATGATCGACGGCAAACCCGAGTACAAGAACGGCCTG GAGGTGCTGGTGCGCGTGGTGGGCAACGAGGGCTTCTTCTCGCTGTGGAAAGGCTTCACGCCGTACTACGCTCGCCTCGGACCGCACACGGTGCTCACCTTCATCTTCCTGGAGCAGATGAACCGCCTGTACAAGACCTACGTGCTCGACCGCTAA
- the eno3 gene encoding beta-enolase — protein sequence MSITKIHAREILDSRGNPTVEVDLWTAKGHFRAAVPSGASTGVHEALELRDGDKSRYLGKGTLKAVEHVNKDIAPGLIAKNFSVVEQEKIDNFMLELDGTDNKSKFGANAILGVSLAVCKAGAAEKGVPLYRHIADLAGHKDVILPVPAFNVINGGSHAGNKLAMQEFMILPVGASNFHEAMRIGAEVYHNLKNVIKAKYGKDATNVGDEGGFAPNILENNEALELLKTAIEKAGYPDKIIIGMDVAASEFFRAGKYDLDFKSPDDPSRHISGEKLGDLYRSFIKNYPVQSIEDPFDQDDWEHWAKFTSSVDIQIVGDDLTVTNPKRIQQAVDKKACNCLLLKVNQIGSVTESIRACKLAQSSGWGVMVSHRSGETEDTFISDLVVGLCTGQIKTGAPCRSERLAKYNQLMRIEEELGDKAKFAGKDFRHPKIH from the exons ATGTCCATCACAAAAATCCACGCTCGGGAGATTCTCGACTCCAGAGGGAACCCCACAGTGGAAGTGGACCTGTGGACCGCCAAGG GTCACTTCAGAGCGGCGGTCCCCAGCGGCGCCTCCACCGGCGTCCACGAGGCCCTGGAACTGCGAGATGGCGACAAGAGCCGCTACCTGGGCAAAG GGACCCTGAAGGCGGTGGAGCACGTCAACAAGGACATCGCCCCCGGCCTCATTGCTAAG AATTTCAGCGTCGTCGAGCAGGAGAAGATCGACAACTTCATGCTGGAGTTGGACGGCACCGACAACAAAT CTAAGTTTGGCGCCAACGCCATCTTGGGCGTGTCGCTGGCCGTCTGCAAGGCGGGAGCCGCGGAGAAGGGCGTCCCCCTCTACCGCCACATCGCCGACCTGGCCGGACACAAGGACGTCATCCTTCCCGTTCCC GCCTTCAACGTGATCAACGGGGGAAGTCACGCCGGGAACAAACTGGCCATGCAGGAGTTCATGATCCTGCCTGTGGGCGCCTCCAACTTCCACGAGGCCATGAGGATCGGCGCCGAG GTCTACCACAACCTGAAGAATGTCATCAAGGCCAAGTACGGCAAGGACGCCACCAACGTGGGTGACGAGGGAGGCTTCGCACCCAACATCCTGGAGAACAACGAAG CTCTGGAGCTGTTGAAGACGGCCATCGAGAAGGCCGGCTACCCGGACAAGATCATCATCGGTATGGATGTGGCGGCATCCGAGTTCTTCCGCGCCGGAAAGTACGACCTGGACTTCAAGTCGCCCGACGACCCTTCCAGACACATCAGCGGCGAGAAGCTCGGGGACTTGTACCGCAGCTTCATCAAGAACTACCCCG tccagtccatcGAGGACCCGTTTGACCAGGACGACTGGGAGCACTGGGCCAAATTCACGTCCTCCGTGGACATCCAG ATCGTAGGAGATGACCTGACGGTGACCAACCCTAAGAGGATCCAACAGGCGGTGGACAAGAAGGCCTGCAACTGCCTGCTGCTTAAAGTCAACCAGATCGGCTCCGTCACCGAGTCCATTCGCGC GTGCAAGCTGGCTCAGAGCAGCGGCTGGGGCGTGATGGTCAGTCATCGTTCAGGAGAGACCGAGGACACGTTCATCTCTGACTTGGTGGTCGGACTCTGCACTGGACAG ATCAAGACCGGCGCCCCCTGCAGGTCCGAGCGTTTGGCCAAATACAATCAGCTGATGAG gaTCGAGGAGGAGCTGGGCGACAAGGCCAAGTTCGCCGGCAAGGACTTCCGCCACCCCAAGATCCACTGA
- the LOC144003948 gene encoding C-type natriuretic peptide 2-like: MDASAASFLSLLVLIFILTLAAQARPPPRSRDVKAMTALFGSRLSSLLLSPPPQSEGSAEGPAVPPKQEEEAAGGSRFLVDLLRRQAKMNRRGGKWTSLGGRGCFGLKMDRIGAVSRLGC; encoded by the exons ATGGATGCCTCGGCCGCCTCCTTCCTCTCCCTCCTGgtcctcatcttcatcctcacaCTCGCCGCCCAGGCCAGGCCGCCGCCTCGGAGCCGCGATGTCAAG GCCATGACTGCATTGTTTGGATCGCGGCTCTCCTCTCTCCTATTGTCCCCTCCGCCCCAGTCTGAGGGCTCAGCGGAAGGCCCGGCCGTCCCCCCGAAACAGGAAGAAGAGGCGGCGGGGGGCTCGCGCTTCCTTGTGGATCTCCTGCGGCGGCAAGCCAAGATGAATCGACGCGGCGGGAAGTGGACGTCGCTTGGAGGACGAGGATGCTTCGGCTTGAAGATGGATCGCATCGGGGCCGTCAGCCGACTTGGATGCTGA
- the LOC144003949 gene encoding stress-associated endoplasmic reticulum protein 1, whose protein sequence is MSAVQRMKVANERHSKTITQRGHVQKTSRPVNEEKSPVGPWLLALFVFVVCGSAIFQIIQSIRQGM, encoded by the exons ATGTCGGCGGTGCAGCGAATGAAGGTGGCGAACGAGCGACACAGCAAGACCATCACGCAGCGGGGACACGTTCAGAAAACCTCG CGGCCGGTCAACGAGGAAAAGTCTCCGGTGGGTCCGTGGCTTCTCGCGCTCTTCGTCTTCGTGGTTTGTGGATCAG CCATCTTCCAAATCATCCAGAGTATCAGACAGGGCATGTGA